The window TAGGTAAACTGAGGTTAGACCACATAAGAGGTCTCTGTCGACTCCCCCCATTCTTGTGGGGGTGGTTGACACTTCCCAGGGATTGTCCATCTCAGTTGACTCCGTGGCAGTTTTGACAGCATCAACAGTAGtcattcctttttataaattGGGAAGTTACAGACCAGAGGAGCAAATGGAATTGCCACGGTCACACAGCCTGTAACAGCCAGGCCTGGACCACCCTCCATGCTGCCTCCCCACTTGGGGCCCACCCCTGGCCTTTCCTGTGGTCAAGGAGCCAGCTGAATTCAAAAGCCAAGCTTGCAGGTGTGGAATGGGAAGGGACAAGGAGCAGAAGATGTCACACCATGAAACAGGCCATGCCCCAGAGCCCCCTGACATCAGTCCCCTGGCTGAGACCCAAGGCCAAGCTTGACTGCTGGCATCTGTTATAATGGGGACCCAGACCAGGCTAGGGGCTGGCCAGGGATGACAGGCCCTTCCCCCACTGATAGAAACCAGGCACTCAGGCTCAGAGGTCTTGTGCCCAGATAGCGTCAGGTGGAATACCCCAAACCTGCCTCTCCTCGTGGCACCTCTGTACTCCGCTGGCACCCCTACCCCCAATCCCAAGCCTGACCTATCTCCTCCTTGCATCTCTGCTCATACCTGTGACCCCAGGATAAAGGTCAGGAGAAGGTAGCCTTTCATACCCTAACTGAGAGCTGGGGGTTGGTGGGGACGTGGGCAGCAGGTCACAGGTGCCCAGAAGCCAGAGCCAGCACAAAGGGCAGCAGAGAGGTCTATTAGGGGAATGTGTATGGAAGAGGGAGTTTAAACGGGGCCACACATGGTGGGAGGGATGTGGAGAAGGGAAATGTGCAGAAGGCTCTGCTGGGCAAAAGCAGAGGTGGTCAGGCAGGGATGGGCTCTGAGAACAGCCGACCTGGAGTAGGGACCGGGGCACCCGTGCCTCGTCCCAGCCTGCCACTAATCGGCCATGAGACCCTCACTGACAAATAATGAAGAATCTCTAAGATCGCTTCTGGTTTTGACATTCTTTCCATTTGATTCCAACCCTGGACTCCCCCAATTATGGAGGTGTGGGGGAGACCACCGCCCTCACCAGGCCACCTCAGGCTCAACTGGCCTAGCCCCTGTAGGCAGCGTGGGGAGGGCCCAGGCTGGGAGCCAGGTGCCGCAGTGGACAAGGCAGAGGTGTCCCGCTCTGTGTTGGGGGAGGGATGGCAGACAGCTTTGTGTATTGCTGGAGCTCGGGAAGGCGAGAAGGAGGCCTGGCGGTGAGAGCTTTGCCTTCCCACTCATCTCTTAGGTAAATAAGTCCAAACCCAgcattttcctcctcttcccatcCTGGGGGGCACAGAGACGCCCAGGGAGCCACGCTGAGGTGTGAGTTCTGCTTCCTGAGTGCAGGAAGACTTTCCCTCAGCGCTCTCCCAGGATCGTCCACCTTTTGTAGGGAAGGAACCGATTCCTAGACCCATCAGCATGTCCTAGGCTGTGCAGGCCCTGAGGGTATGGAACAGCACAAAGGCCCAGTCACAACCCATGCAAAACAGAAAGAGCATGGACTTTGTAGGGTTGGGTGGTGTTGTtattgttttagagagacagaaaaggagagagaggaacatcaacctgttgttccactgatttatgcgttcattggttgattcttgtacatgccccgatcggggatctaacccacaacccTGTCATATGGGGATGATCCTCCAACCAGCTAAGCTACCCAGGGCTACAGTGTGGACTTTGGAAACCTGGTTCCACCATTCACTAGCTGGGTCATTCTGAGCTAATTACCAGTCAGTgtacctgttttctcatctgcagaacGGGGTAATAGCTGGCCTGGTACAGAGTGGTGTGGGACTAGAGGTCATGTGAAGAGGCGGGTGGCACTGCATCCCAGGCAGCTGCTAGGGGACATGGGGCAGAGGTCCTCAGAGGTTCCAGGATTGGCTGCTGCCCTGGGGGGATGGCGAATGAGGCCCAGAACAGAGACCTCTTGATGTCCACTAAGTACAGTTATCGCTTTGGGTCCTCCGACATCCTGGGGCATTCCTGTCCCCATCTCTCAGAGGAGATAGCCAAGCCCCAATGCAGCCAGCTCTTCTGTCCTAACCTCGGGCCAGCTCTGGAGACTCCACAAGGGTCTCTCACAACCCTAGctgccccttcctccctgccctggCCCCCAAGCTATTGCACCCATTGTTTGCTGCCAGTCAGGACAGTCTTAACCCCTCCTTCCTGGTGGCCAGCTATCAGAGAGGGGGGATCCAGGAGCGACAGAGGATGGAAGCAGCGCAGCTCCGGCCAAGCCCACCTCCTGCCCCCCGCGGGGTGGCTCCTCCTTTTAAGACTGCTTCTGGGAATTTCTGCCCCAGCCAGACCCAGAGACCCCAGAAAGATCCTTGCTGCTCACCCTTGGGGAGGTGGGCACCAAGCCCGGGGGCAGGAGAAGCAAGCTGGcttagagaggggaggaggggccctCCCTCCAGGGTCTGTGAGGGTCGGAATAACTGGGGAGACCACAGGGCCAGCCTTGTACTGCGAAGGCTCCAGCAGCCCCATTCTCTGCACTTGGTAGCCCAGAGAGGTTGGCAGCCCCAGCAGCGGCTGCTTTGCAGTCTCACTGGCCAGGAAGGTGGACACCTCACACCTCAGTCTCCCAATTacgccctcctccccctcctccatccctcctcctctctcttctctctcctcctcctcctctcttctctctcctcctctcccccctgaAAATCTGTGACTTGAAGAGACCTTGGCTTCTCTGGGACTCTACCCCTGGGGGCTGCCCACATCTCCTGAgtttgggggcaggggggcagctGCCCCAAGAAACCTCTCCAGGATGGAAGCCGCCCGTCTGCTGCCCAACTTCACTCTGTAAGTGCATGGCCTCTCCAACTGGAGTTTTGTTCATCTCCAGGCTCGGGAGCCCTAATCTTACCGGGACTCCCACACAGACTGGTGTGTGGGGCAGGGTGTGGGCGGGACAGGTGCTGGGTGCACCCTGGGCTGGCTGCTGGCACCCACACCTGGCTCTCTCTGGTCCCCACACAGGTGCCTGCAGCTACTGATTCTCTGCTGTCAAACTCAGGTAGGCAACCTGCCCCGCTAGCTTCTCCCAACTCTCCAGCCCCACCCAGAGAGGGATGGGGCCATCTCCTTTCGCTGGACAGAGGCAGGTTCTGGCCTCTCTGAGTTTTGAAGGGGTCAGCCTTTGGGGTGGGTAGAAGGGGCTATTGCAGGTTTGGGGACTGACTGTGTTTTCAGCTGCCCTCCCTCCCGTGACCCCCCCCTACTTCCCCTggggtctctgcctctctctccatccctccacaCTGGCTCACCTCCAAGGCTGAGTGCAGGGGCATCACAGATTAAGGGCTAGCTAGAGCCAGGAGTGGCTGGAAAAGGGTGGAGGTGATGACTCAGGTGAAGCTTGTACCTGGAAGGACAGGTTTCCGTGCAAAACCACCTGTGTATTCCATCACAACCCCACTGCCACCAACACGGATGTCCTGGGGGGCGCTGTTCTGGGGCATCACGCAAGCAGTCCGCAAGCCCAGCCAAGGCCATGACTCCTCACCTACAGGCAATGAGGTCAAGCCCAAAGAGTTTGTCTGAGGCAAGATTCAGGGTTTGCTTCTCCATGCTTCCCCCACCCAAGCCCACCCCCCcatgcccacccacccccagccccagccccggccccggcGCATGGCTTGGTCCTTTTTTGTGATCCTCCATAAAAGTGCAGCTATTAAAATGCACTGGTCCAGAACCGCGCTGGGGAAAGCGCTTGGCTTTCCCAGGCCAGAGGCCGCTTCTCTTCATATCCAGTGGGGACTTTTTTTGAAGGTAAATGCCTTTTctctgggagagggaaaggggctgcCTTTGAAGCAgtgggggggtgggagagagagaaacaccccccttttccttcccccttttgctCAAGCCCCCATTCCAGGCCTTTTGCTTCACACATCCAGGGAGAACGAGAAGAAAGCCCCCCAGCCTGGCCTGGAGGGGGCTAGGGGTGGGCCCAACCTGTTCTGGAAGGGGAATTAGCACAATGGTGTGGCTGGCCTGGCGTTTATGGCCTGGCTGAGGCCCCATTCAGGATTTGGGAAGGTGGCAAAGCTGTCCTTTCCCCCTTGAAGTGCCCCCTCGCCCCCCTTGGAGGGGGGGCCAGACCACAGCCATGCTTGAGGGGCTGGCTGACAAGCAGCTGTCTGCAGCAGTGGAAGGGGAGGTCCCCCCGCAGCGGGAACATGAAAGGGACAGGCAAGGTCCCGCGGGGAGAGCGACTtgtgggctgtgggctgtgggggggggggggcgtgggccTGCTTTTGTGCAGGGCTTGAAGGGGGACGACGAGAGGAGGGGGCTTTGGGGGGGCCCTCTCTGCTCCTGACCTGAAACAGACAGCCAGGAGGAGGCTGTCGGCCAGGAAGGGCGGAGGGCCTGAACCTGGGCCAGGCGGCTGGGACTGGGGATAGGTGGACCCCACCCCTTGGCAAGGAGGCAGGTTCTCCACCCCGAATGTGAGATTTTTCCAGGGAGGGGCATGGGATGGGTCAGGGTCTCCTAGGCTGGGGTCCTGGTGAGGCTCCTGGCCTGTGAATGAGCTGAAGTCTGAAATGAGCAGTGATACACGAAGGGTTAACCTCCAGCAGGTTCCCCTGCAGCCTCCAGCTGCTCCctcacctccccttccccaggacaacacttcccacccctccctccaggATGCTGATCTAGGTCTAGCTCTGTCCAGATGGTTGGACTTAGGGACTGGGGACAGGGAAAGGCCGTCCTAGCACAGGCCACAGGCTGCAGGTGGAGAAACATGTTAGTGTTAGAGCCGAGGCTGTGTTCACACCTGGGAAATGTCACACCGGTTGCACCTTGCTGGAGAGAGAGGCCAGGACTTGGTCTTTCTCCAGCTCAGTGTTGCAGATGGGTAAGGAGGTGTGTAGGTGCAAAGAGCCTTCCctccgccccgccctgccccagaAAAGAGGAGAAGTGGGTGGGTGGTGGCATCACTGGCTGCAAGACTCTGTTACATTGTGGCACAGGCAGGTggccttgcaggaggagcccttGGGCCACTGCTGATAGCACCTCTCGCAGCTGCCTTCACCTCCCTGCACTAAGGAAGTGTCTCACCCATACAGGAGGGAGATCTGGAAGGGGGTCTGGCTTCTCTAAGGGCCTTGAACACCCAGGGGGAGGGCCAGGGGAGCTGAGCATAGCTCATAATTCTACGTGCTATAAAGATAGACTTCCAGGGGCCCTGCAGAAGCCTAGAGACACAGGTCTCAGAGCCTCCATAATGCTCTCCGGTGACGCCAGCAGACCAGCTGCTGTGCGTGCATgtatgtgcgcatgtgtgtgtgctctCCGGTGACTCCAGCAGACCGGCTGCTGTGCGTGCAtgtgcgcgcgcatgtgtgtgtgctctCCGGTGACTCCAGCAGACCGGCTGCTGTGCGTGCAtgtgcgcgcgcatgtgtgtgtgctctCCGGTGACGCCAGCAGACCGGCTGCTGTGCGTGCAtgtgcgcgcgcatgtgtgtgtgctctCCGGTGACGCCAACAGACCGGCtgctgtgcgtgcatgtgtgcgcgcatgtgtgtgtgctctCCGGTGACGCCAGCAGACCAGCTGCTGTGTGTGCCTGTatgcgcgcatgtgtgtgtgctctCCGGTGACGCCAACAGACCGGCTGCTGTGTGTGCCTGTatgcgcgcatgtgtgtgtgctctCCGGTGACGTCAGCAGACCAGCtgctgtgcgtgcatgtgtgtgcacatgtgctgGGGACAGGCCTTCGAGGTTCATGGGGACGATGGAGGAAATATCCAGTTGTCCTGGCTGACAGGGAGAGCCAAGCCCCCAGAATGCTGGAGAGGTGACAAGCTCCAATGCTAACGGCAGGACACGGATTCTGTCTCTAGCTGTGTCACCTGGGCACCTTCAACATAGAATATGGGGATGAGAATCCAGAACTCTGAAGGTTCCCTCCAGCTCCCAGAGTCATGATTCCAAGTTGCACTCTTATCACCAAGGGCCCCCAAGCCTGGCAGCCACCAATTTTCTGCTGTAGCTGGACAAGAAGACAAGAGGTCATGACTGGCCACCCACTGGCCTGAGAAGGCCGTGGCCATATGCCTCCCTCACCCTTCACCTCAACACACTCACGTCTGCACCCCTCTCCCCTGGATGGACCAGTGGTGGTATCACCCAAAGCAAATTGACACTATTTTTCCCTTGGTAACCGCAAAGGGGGAGAATCACCCGTCTCCTAATTTTAACCAGTACGTGAGGGACCAGGGTGCCATGACCGACCAGCTGAGCAGGCGGCAGATCCGTGAGTACCAGCTCTACAGCCGGACCAGCGGCAAGCATGTGCAGGTCACCGGGCGTCGTATCTCCGCCACTGCTGAGGACGGCAACAAGTTTGGTGAGCCCCAGCCCTCACCTGAGGCCACCCACACCCTTGGCTAGCTTCACCTGGTTCATCCCCAGAGCTCGTGTCAGGGCCTCCCCATGCTTCCCACCTGAGTTTAGAGGCCAGGCTGGTTGGGGGACCTGTGCCACCCCCTGGACTGGCAACACTCATGGACAgaggtctctctctccctcctccatcaCAGCCAAGCTCATAGTGGAGACAGACACCTTTGGAAGCCGGGTACGCATCAAGGGGGCTGAGAGCGAGAAATACATCTGTATGAACAAGAGGGGCAAGCTCATCGGGAAGGTGAGGCCCAAGGACAGAGCGGACGCCTGGCTGGATCCTACCGGGGCGGGCACCCAGGGCCCACCAACATCCCACTGCCCTTTGTGGGCCGGTGTGACCCAGAACCATGGCTCCTCTGCTCTCATTGGCCATTGTCACTTTCTGTGTTCTCCATTTCAATGAGTCCCTCTGGGTCTGCACACACTCTGAGGACACTGACTGACTCACAGGGGCCTTGGCTCAGATTCATACAGTATTTCCAGCATCAGTAAGAATTTTGGCACCTACATGATGTTGCAGCCCCTGTGTCGAGGGTTAAGTGCTAATCAGTGTTGCTAATCAGGGTTGAAAGTAGGCATTCATTCAGGGTCAGGAGCTCCCCCAGGGTCAGTGGACTCCACGGCATCCAACCAGCAAGATGCAGGCTGACTGCCTGCTAGTGTCTCCATGTCCTAGTGTAGCTACCTACAGTGTCATTGCTCACTAAGTAACCTCCTACTCAGCACTGTTGTGCAGGGAGAATTTTATTGGTCAGTCCTGGCTTCCGGTTCAGGCTATTCTCACCAAATATTTGTTTACCTCTGTCAAGCTTCaggctcctcatctgtaaaacatggGCACGTGTCAGGGCTATCTGAAGGGTCAGAGGGGTGCCTGTGTGGCCCTTAACACAGGCAGTGTCTCAACATTTGCCCCTTCTTTTCATCAGAGCCTGGtgcctccttccctccacccagcagcgCCACTCGCCCAGTCTGAGGACTGTCCTCCTATACCAGTGTCCACTGGTTCTGCAGGGGACCACACAATTACCTAGCTCTTTATGCCACATCTCGGTATAACTGAAGCTCATTGTGGCTAAATAACTTGTTCAAAGTGTACAACTTCCAAATGACAAGCCTGCATTTAAGTCCAGATCTGACTCCAAGCAAAGCTTGTTCCTTTCTCTCACCTTTTTGTCTCCAACAAGGGATCCTCTCACTTGGCAGAAATCCTTGggctcccagcccctcctcagTCTTAACCTAGGCACATAGGCAGATAAGCCCAGTAGGGTGGGGGACaaacctccctcctctccttcctcccccgcAGCCCAGCGGGAAAAGCAAAGACTGCGTGTTCACGGAGATTGTACTGGAAAACAACTACACGGCCTTCCAGAACGCGCGGCACGAGGGCTGGTTCATGGCCTTCACGCGCCAGGGGCGGCCCCGCAAGGCCTCCCGCAGCCGCCAGAACCAGCGAGAGGCTCACTTCATCAAGCGCCTCTATGAGGGCCACCTGCCCTTTCCAAACCAGGTCGAGAGGCAGAAGCAGTTCGAGTTTGTGGGCTCAGTACCCACCCGCCGGACCAGGCGCACTCGGAGGCCCCTGACATAGTCAGGGACACAGGGAGGGGCAGCTGCCCCTCACCAGCCTTcccatccccttctctttctaatCCCAAAATGGGGCTAGGGCGGAGGGAGGGAAGCCAGAGCCCCCCCAGAGGGCCTTGAGGACCAAGAAGCATCAGAGACCCAAGCTGGAGAGGGGGCTGGACTGGTGTCAACCAGTGCTGGGCCTCCGGGCTGCTTCCTGGACTCCACACTGGACAGGCCCCGGGGGTGGGGCAGACCCCAGGGGAGGAGCTGTAGTGGCCCCTGGATGCAGACTCACTGAACCGAGGGGCAAGGTCAGCAGATTCAAGGCCTTGCAGACACGGCCATAGGAGAGGCAGCTCTTCTCAAATTCTGCTCCCAGTGTCTCAGTCTGTCCCCAGCCTCCAAGCTCCTCCTGGCCAGACTGTAGGAAGGGACTTTCGTTTttgtttcaggaaaaaaagaaaaggggagaaaaaaaacacaaacagggTTCTTCACATTCCATTACCCAGGCCAGCACCTCCACCTCCAGCTCCCAGCCCCAGAATAAAACCATTTTTCTGAAAACGGGTGATCTGAAGGGGGCTTGGGTTTGAGGGATCCAGCTCCAAAACCCCCCTGGTAACGAACTGGCTTCCCGGAGAGGCGCGGGGACGCGCAGCGCCCAGGCGGGACGGGCAGGTGCAGggcggcgcggggcggggcgTCCCCGAGGGGCCGCAGCAGGCCTGGGCGGCCGGCGAGCCCGCACCCTCGCCCGGCGCGGGGCCGCCCCTCCCTCCGGGCTCGGGTTTCGTGGCTCCCCGGGCGCGTCCCGTGCTACCTGTTGGGGCGCAGAGAACCCGCACCCTGGGGCCGCGCCTCGGgccggcgggcggggcggggcggccggCCGGGCAAGAGGCCCGGCGCCCCGGCAGCTGAAGCCGCCTAGCCTGCATAAGGATTGCTTTTCTCCGGTGAGGAGGGTCGGAGCGGGGGAGGAGGGCGCGGACGATCGGAAGGGGTAACGAGGACGAGAAAGCGTCCCCTCTCCTCCTAGGTCCGCCGCAGACAGCGGGGGCACACctgagggggctctcagaggccGCGGCCGAGGTCTGGGGGAGGGGACCGAGGGGGGCGGCCCTCCCCCACCCGAGCGTCTCCGGTGGGCTTTCCCAGACGCCCCCAGGTGCTCTTGGCAGGGATGGAACTCAGAGGCCATAAAACCTGCCGCTTTGGCCCTTCGCGCTGGTGTTTAATCTTGGCAAGGGGAGGCCCTGCCTGCGGGGCTCTCTCCCGACCCGACTGTGCTCAGGGGAGACGCCCTCCCTAAACCCTGTCttcttctgtctgcttccctcCTTTCTGAGAATACTTCGGGGAAGGGGAttatggaaggagagagagagagagagagagagagagagagagagagagaaaggatgaaagACATCGCTTCTCCCAAGAATGGCCTAAAAATAAGGCCAGAATGGGGAGTTGTGGCAGGGCCTGATTTAGTCCaaatgggaggagagagaaaccatACGTTAAGTGGGTAAGGCGGGGAGGGGTCAGTCACCTCTCCCCTGGTGAGGACTGGAGCCCCATCTGACACCCCCATCCTGGGCAGTGTCGACAGCCCCAGCCAAGAGGGAGGTCCCCAGGCCCTGGGACATTCTCCCTCTAGTTTGTCATAATTGCTTTCCACCAggtcccttttctctctcctccccagtcACAAAGAACCTTAATCCTTGCAAAGactgcgggaggggggggggggacgtgtTGGGGGTCATTTTCTGTGGGGTGTATAGGAAGGGTGGTCTGTAGCCACAGCTGATAACTGGTGAGATCAATGGGATTTTAAACTCGGGGGCAACGCCCAGCAATTACCTGAGGACAAAGGGTTGGGGCCCCCAGGTGTGGAGGACTGgatttggggggctgggtgagggggcTGTGAAGAAAGTGTGTTGGGGAGGGGCAGCTCTTACAATCCCTCTGATTTCCGAAGGAATTTGAAACATTCTTTAACACTCTGGACTGCCTCCCCCAAGCCAAGCTGGGCTCTCAGACCCACCCCCACCTTTCCTGCCTTGGGTTAGAGACAGCTTCAAAGGTGGACCGGGCCCTTTGTCTTGCCTTTGCTTTCTTCTGTGCCTTTCTCAGCCCCTCCC is drawn from Saccopteryx leptura isolate mSacLep1 chromosome 1, mSacLep1_pri_phased_curated, whole genome shotgun sequence and contains these coding sequences:
- the FGF17 gene encoding fibroblast growth factor 17 isoform X1 codes for the protein MEAARLLPNFTLCLQLLILCCQTQGENHPSPNFNQYVRDQGAMTDQLSRRQIREYQLYSRTSGKHVQVTGRRISATAEDGNKFAKLIVETDTFGSRVRIKGAESEKYICMNKRGKLIGKPSGKSKDCVFTEIVLENNYTAFQNARHEGWFMAFTRQGRPRKASRSRQNQREAHFIKRLYEGHLPFPNQVERQKQFEFVGSVPTRRTRRTRRPLT
- the FGF17 gene encoding fibroblast growth factor 17 isoform X2, which gives rise to MEAARLLPNFTLCLQLLILCCQTQYVRDQGAMTDQLSRRQIREYQLYSRTSGKHVQVTGRRISATAEDGNKFAKLIVETDTFGSRVRIKGAESEKYICMNKRGKLIGKPSGKSKDCVFTEIVLENNYTAFQNARHEGWFMAFTRQGRPRKASRSRQNQREAHFIKRLYEGHLPFPNQVERQKQFEFVGSVPTRRTRRTRRPLT